The following coding sequences are from one Stegostoma tigrinum isolate sSteTig4 chromosome 11, sSteTig4.hap1, whole genome shotgun sequence window:
- the tma7 gene encoding translation machinery-associated protein 7, translated as MHILFSSCSGGKKKPLKQPKKSNKEMDEDDLAFKQKKKDEQKKLEEMKAKAAGKGPLVSGGIKKSGKK; from the exons atgcatattttgttttcttcgtGTTCAGGAGGCAAGAAGAAACCATTGAAACAACCTAAAAAATCAAACAAGGAAATGGATGAG GATGATCTTGCTTTCAAACAGAAAAAGAAGGACGAGCAGAAAAAGCTTGAAGAGATGAAAGCAAAAGCTGCAGGCAAAGGACCGCTTG TTTCTGGAGGTATTAAGAAATCAGGCAAGAAGTAA